From a region of the Bermanella marisrubri genome:
- a CDS encoding ferredoxin--NADP reductase: MKGFNTETVTSVHHWNQDLFSFKVTRDAGLRFKNGHFIMIGLQVEDKPLMRAYSIASANYEDELEFFSIKVPNGPLTSRLQKIQPGDEILISKKPTGTLLVDDLLPGKHLYLLSTGTGLAPFMSVIRDPYTYEKYDKVILTHGVRYQSDLAYKDYIENHLPNHEYLGELVQEKLLYYPTVTREEADFTGRLTDAMESGKLYDDLGLPLPNKQDDRFMLCGSPSMLKDLTSILDKQGFAETRHGNLAEYVIERAFVE, translated from the coding sequence ATGAAAGGTTTTAACACAGAGACCGTGACAAGTGTACATCATTGGAACCAAGATTTATTCAGTTTTAAAGTCACTCGGGATGCTGGTTTACGTTTCAAAAACGGTCATTTTATTATGATTGGCTTGCAAGTAGAAGATAAGCCCTTGATGCGCGCCTACAGCATTGCAAGTGCCAACTATGAAGATGAGCTAGAGTTCTTCTCTATCAAAGTTCCCAATGGCCCGCTGACTAGTCGCTTGCAGAAGATTCAGCCAGGTGATGAAATTCTGATTAGTAAAAAGCCCACGGGAACCTTGCTGGTAGATGATCTGCTGCCGGGGAAACACCTTTACTTACTGAGTACGGGTACTGGCTTGGCGCCGTTTATGAGCGTTATTCGAGATCCGTATACGTATGAGAAGTATGACAAAGTGATTCTGACCCATGGGGTTCGTTATCAGTCGGATCTTGCATACAAAGACTATATTGAAAACCATTTACCTAATCATGAATATCTCGGTGAATTGGTTCAAGAGAAGTTGCTTTATTATCCAACAGTGACGCGTGAAGAGGCTGATTTCACTGGACGATTAACAGATGCGATGGAAAGTGGAAAGCTTTACGATGACTTAGGTCTACCACTGCCAAATAAGCAAGATGATCGCTTCATGTTGTGTGGGAGTCCGAGCATGCTCAAAGATTTAACATCAATCCTCGACAAACAAGGTTTTGCTGAAACGAGGCATGGCAATCTTGCCGAATACGTGATCGAGCGTGCGTTTGTTGAGTAG
- a CDS encoding NADPH:quinone oxidoreductase family protein: MKQVICKEFAPIDSLTIADVDSPEPKKNQVRIKAEAMGVNFPDGLLVQGLYQMKPPTPFVPGIEVAGTIDAVGEGVDELNIGDSVAVLMPIGGYSEEVVVHKAMVQPLPNGVSPAHATALMCAYGTSHHALKQRANLQAGETLLVLGAGGSTGIAAVEIGKAMGAHVIAVASSDDKLELAKQHGADELVKNDDHLADNLKALVKNKGIDVIFDPIGGDAFDTCIRRMAWNGRYLVIGFASGRIPELSVNLALVKGFSLMGVFWGTFVQKQPQDYMTNQQELFQWYKEGKVSPHIHASYPLEQVKDALNAVLSGKVLGKVVLTP, translated from the coding sequence ATGAAACAAGTTATCTGCAAAGAATTTGCTCCCATTGATTCACTAACCATTGCCGATGTGGATTCCCCTGAGCCAAAAAAGAATCAAGTGCGCATTAAAGCTGAAGCCATGGGTGTGAATTTCCCAGACGGTTTGCTCGTGCAAGGGTTGTATCAGATGAAGCCTCCCACGCCTTTTGTTCCTGGTATTGAGGTAGCGGGCACCATTGATGCGGTTGGCGAAGGCGTTGATGAACTCAACATAGGTGATTCGGTAGCTGTGCTCATGCCAATTGGTGGCTATAGCGAAGAAGTGGTTGTACACAAGGCAATGGTGCAACCATTACCAAACGGCGTCAGCCCAGCTCATGCTACCGCACTTATGTGTGCCTATGGCACCAGCCACCATGCTTTAAAACAACGCGCTAACTTACAAGCTGGTGAAACCCTTCTAGTTTTGGGAGCCGGAGGCAGCACAGGCATCGCCGCCGTAGAGATTGGTAAAGCCATGGGTGCCCATGTCATCGCCGTCGCAAGTAGCGATGACAAACTAGAGCTAGCCAAGCAACACGGTGCCGATGAATTGGTTAAAAACGATGACCACCTGGCGGACAATTTAAAAGCCTTAGTGAAAAACAAGGGTATTGATGTGATTTTTGATCCGATCGGCGGGGACGCCTTTGATACCTGCATTCGCCGCATGGCATGGAATGGGCGCTATCTGGTTATCGGCTTTGCATCAGGTCGCATTCCAGAATTATCCGTCAATCTGGCTTTGGTGAAAGGATTTAGTTTGATGGGCGTGTTCTGGGGTACTTTTGTACAGAAGCAACCTCAAGATTACATGACCAACCAGCAAGAGCTTTTCCAGTGGTACAAAGAGGGTAAGGTATCGCCTCATATTCACGCTAGTTATCCGCTTGAACAAGTGAAAGACGCTTTAAACGCAGTACTAAGTGGCAAAGTCTTGGGTAAAGTCGTTCTCACGCCGTAA
- a CDS encoding TldD/PmbA family protein, whose amino-acid sequence MLDSSVAKQVIDAACHKGADFAELFVERHLTANISTLASQVDSVDSGEEFGVGVRLVFGQKVLYGYSNQPELNILLDIVNDLASGQQGSHSANPSSLKIMDVHNRHPVSRILTVDSDFNSKLEFLLAAEQKAKAVSEKIIKVRGSVMQRQQHVEIFNSEGLHVEDERHYTRTSVTAIAKDGSLQATGSFNDGGLIGWELQNRIDAQHFGEEAARQALVNLSAKPCPSGHMPVVMGPGFGGVIFHEACGHLLETTSVAKQASVFHDKMGEMIASSVVSAVDDGTLSNEWGSINIDDEGMPTQKTQLIKDGKLVNFLADRVGAEQTGLPRTGSGRRQNYKFAPASRMRNTFIEAGDSSLDDMLASIDRGIYASHMGGGSVKPGTGEFNFSVLEGYYVENGKIQYPVKAATLIGTGPQVLKDISMVGRDFSLACGMCGSVSGAIPTTVGQPSLKVDNILVGGNA is encoded by the coding sequence ATGCTGGATTCATCCGTTGCCAAGCAAGTAATTGATGCTGCTTGCCATAAAGGTGCTGATTTCGCCGAGCTATTTGTAGAGCGGCATTTAACTGCAAATATTTCAACATTAGCGAGCCAAGTGGATAGCGTCGATAGTGGCGAGGAATTTGGTGTTGGGGTGCGCTTGGTATTCGGTCAAAAAGTGCTGTATGGCTATAGCAATCAGCCCGAATTAAATATCCTATTGGATATTGTCAATGATTTAGCCAGTGGTCAGCAAGGTAGCCATAGCGCTAATCCGTCATCGTTAAAAATAATGGATGTTCACAATCGACATCCAGTGAGCCGTATTCTTACTGTAGACAGTGACTTTAATAGCAAGTTGGAATTTTTATTAGCCGCTGAACAAAAAGCTAAAGCTGTGAGTGAAAAAATTATTAAAGTACGTGGCAGCGTGATGCAGCGCCAGCAACATGTGGAAATATTCAACAGCGAAGGTTTGCATGTAGAGGACGAAAGACATTACACAAGAACATCGGTCACTGCCATTGCGAAAGATGGTAGCTTACAGGCTACAGGTAGTTTTAATGATGGTGGATTGATTGGCTGGGAGCTGCAAAACAGAATTGACGCTCAACACTTTGGAGAAGAAGCAGCACGACAGGCACTCGTGAATTTATCGGCAAAACCGTGTCCTTCCGGCCATATGCCTGTCGTAATGGGCCCAGGCTTTGGAGGTGTCATTTTTCACGAAGCTTGCGGACATTTATTAGAGACCACATCCGTAGCCAAGCAAGCTTCTGTTTTCCACGACAAAATGGGAGAGATGATTGCTAGCTCGGTAGTGAGTGCAGTGGATGATGGCACATTAAGTAATGAATGGGGTTCTATCAATATCGATGATGAAGGTATGCCTACGCAAAAAACTCAGCTCATTAAAGATGGCAAGCTGGTTAATTTTTTGGCCGACCGCGTGGGGGCAGAACAAACAGGGTTACCTCGAACGGGATCGGGACGCAGGCAGAACTACAAGTTCGCACCAGCTTCTCGTATGCGTAATACTTTTATTGAAGCGGGCGACAGTTCTCTTGACGATATGCTCGCCAGTATTGACCGCGGCATTTATGCATCTCACATGGGCGGTGGTTCCGTTAAGCCGGGGACAGGTGAATTTAACTTTTCTGTGTTAGAAGGTTATTACGTTGAGAACGGTAAGATTCAATACCCGGTAAAAGCCGCTACATTAATTGGTACAGGTCCCCAGGTACTTAAAGATATCAGTATGGTTGGGCGCGATTTTAGTTTGGCATGCGGTATGTGTGGCTCTGTAAGCGGTGCGATTCCGACTACAGTAGGGCAGCCTAGTCTCAAGGTCGATAATATTTTAGTTGGAGGCAACGCATAA
- a CDS encoding TldD/PmbA family protein → MMNVKQIADYVLQSLPKNKVRADLIIDQGKSLSLKANQGEISEQKVSASKKIGLRVFVGDKVGIAYTEASDEAALDRMVKQAQDNAMFAKDEPQALSQPSTQPKPIIDLCPKDTSSTEQKINDLLQLEAKTLQQKDIRRVPYNGINQSWFERSIFNTEGLALSQEQQQFSAYVAPIATKGDDNAMNMAVTVGRRYQDLQLDKIVSVACTGAQSLLASKPIKGGHYDVIFRPDEQANLFKVFSMVFSAKAAKDGTNPWLDDVGKQVASAELNIMDDPHLDGMGYQLFDDEGVVTKAMSLIEHGVLQGFIHNQATAHYFNAQSTGHAQRSPTSNAGVGIHQWHIKPGAANRDELLQGEYLEIMDLEGLHSGANPIAGTFSFGASGYLCRDGERLHAVRGITVAGNFYDLLKQIIAISDTTIWSSSQDSLMAPVRFSNVSVSA, encoded by the coding sequence ATGATGAACGTGAAACAAATAGCTGATTACGTTTTGCAGTCGTTACCAAAAAATAAAGTACGCGCTGATTTAATTATCGATCAAGGGAAGTCTCTGTCGCTTAAAGCTAATCAAGGAGAAATCAGCGAACAGAAAGTGAGTGCCTCTAAAAAAATTGGTCTGCGTGTTTTTGTTGGAGATAAAGTTGGCATTGCTTATACCGAAGCCTCGGATGAAGCAGCATTGGATCGTATGGTAAAACAAGCACAAGATAATGCGATGTTTGCAAAAGATGAGCCTCAAGCGCTGAGCCAGCCGTCCACCCAACCAAAGCCTATCATTGATTTATGTCCAAAGGATACAAGCTCTACCGAACAGAAAATCAATGACCTGTTGCAGTTAGAGGCGAAAACATTACAGCAAAAAGATATTCGTCGCGTACCTTATAATGGCATTAATCAATCATGGTTTGAGCGAAGTATTTTCAATACTGAAGGCTTGGCGCTTAGTCAGGAACAACAACAGTTTAGTGCTTATGTAGCACCTATCGCGACCAAGGGCGACGACAATGCCATGAATATGGCCGTAACGGTTGGTCGACGCTACCAAGATTTACAGCTTGATAAAATAGTCAGCGTTGCATGCACAGGGGCGCAGTCTTTACTCGCTAGCAAGCCCATTAAAGGTGGGCACTATGATGTAATTTTTCGTCCAGACGAGCAGGCTAATTTATTTAAAGTGTTTAGCATGGTGTTCTCTGCAAAAGCCGCTAAAGATGGCACTAATCCTTGGCTTGATGACGTTGGCAAGCAAGTCGCCAGTGCTGAGTTAAATATTATGGATGATCCACATCTAGATGGTATGGGTTACCAATTATTTGATGATGAGGGTGTTGTGACTAAAGCCATGTCGTTAATTGAGCATGGCGTGTTGCAAGGTTTTATCCACAACCAAGCGACGGCTCATTACTTTAACGCGCAAAGTACAGGGCATGCACAACGTAGTCCAACAAGTAACGCTGGTGTAGGAATTCATCAATGGCATATCAAACCTGGTGCCGCTAACCGTGATGAGTTATTGCAGGGTGAGTATCTTGAAATCATGGATTTAGAGGGGTTGCACTCTGGGGCAAACCCAATAGCCGGAACATTTAGCTTTGGTGCAAGCGGATATCTATGTCGCGATGGTGAACGTTTGCATGCAGTCCGCGGTATTACGGTGGCGGGTAATTTTTATGATTTGCTTAAACAGATTATTGCAATCAGCGATACTACGATTTGGAGCAGTTCTCAGGATAGCCTAATGGCGCCGGTGCGTTTTTCCAATGTTTCCGTCAGTGCGTAG
- a CDS encoding bifunctional protein-serine/threonine kinase/phosphatase: protein MTMDIKAEFAQLSEKGEHAINQDAIGYCSPVGFLEKNKGHIAIVADGISTSPYSHIASQVLIRSLLEDYYSTPDIWTVKNSIFRVLSATNQWLYSQSRLQSNENRGYIASFACAIAKGHFLHVFHAGDCRVYRLRDDDISCLTEDHRYWPNPDTHLLSRAMGLHKHLELDYRCIELKENDIYLLSTDGIHDSIPTDTIRSCLTDHHHSLKQQANALLKSACIPKNHDDKSLVVFKIETINISHNQQQALPIPPLLEQHKQFDGHRILKKLYSSDRSHLYLVESNLQDAPYVLKAPAQSQSDEADFLDEFMHEEWVAKRLNHKNIVQCLHYPKKQYHYILSPYIDGQTLKQYMDDFGPLALYETRQITLQLASALQSIHRKEMVHRDVRPSNIMLDRSKHLTLIDLASCQVTSLQENAYPDTSIKGTLAYTAPEIFLYERATPASDIFSLGVIIYEMLTGKLPYGHRVNQISRARDLNKLSYTSVKIHDPRLPKWLDRILRKALHPKVQHRYQEVSELVYDLQHSRAETEDPISLADAHPVRFWQGLSALLAAGLLWTLYLLQQL, encoded by the coding sequence ATGACAATGGATATAAAAGCTGAGTTCGCTCAGCTGTCAGAAAAAGGAGAGCATGCAATTAACCAAGATGCGATTGGTTATTGCTCTCCCGTTGGCTTTTTAGAAAAGAACAAGGGACACATTGCCATTGTCGCCGATGGTATATCCACCAGTCCTTACAGTCATATTGCAAGCCAAGTCTTAATACGATCCTTATTAGAGGACTATTATTCAACGCCAGATATCTGGACTGTTAAAAATAGTATTTTTCGCGTTTTAAGCGCAACCAATCAATGGCTTTATAGCCAATCACGATTACAAAGTAATGAAAATCGCGGCTATATTGCATCGTTTGCCTGTGCGATTGCAAAAGGGCATTTCTTGCATGTATTCCATGCAGGCGACTGTCGTGTTTATCGTTTACGCGATGACGATATAAGCTGTTTAACAGAGGACCATCGTTATTGGCCCAACCCAGATACGCATTTATTAAGCCGTGCCATGGGCCTACATAAACATCTGGAATTAGATTACCGCTGTATCGAATTAAAGGAAAACGATATCTATCTATTGAGCACGGATGGTATTCACGACTCAATCCCAACAGATACAATTCGATCCTGTTTAACAGACCATCACCACTCCTTAAAACAACAAGCGAATGCGTTGTTGAAATCTGCATGCATTCCAAAAAATCACGATGATAAAAGTCTCGTCGTTTTCAAAATAGAAACCATCAATATCAGTCATAATCAACAACAAGCCTTACCAATACCTCCGCTGTTAGAGCAACATAAGCAATTTGATGGTCATCGCATTTTAAAAAAGCTTTATTCCAGCGACCGTAGTCATCTCTACCTAGTGGAAAGTAATTTGCAAGATGCACCCTATGTTTTAAAAGCGCCTGCACAAAGTCAGTCTGATGAAGCAGACTTTTTAGATGAATTTATGCACGAAGAGTGGGTCGCTAAACGACTCAATCATAAAAACATCGTCCAGTGTCTGCATTATCCGAAAAAGCAATATCATTACATTTTATCGCCATATATTGATGGACAAACACTCAAGCAATACATGGATGATTTTGGACCACTGGCGCTGTATGAGACGCGGCAGATCACATTACAACTAGCCAGCGCCTTGCAAAGTATTCATCGCAAAGAAATGGTTCATAGAGATGTGCGTCCGAGTAATATTATGCTAGACCGAAGCAAACACTTAACACTGATTGATTTAGCTAGTTGTCAGGTAACCAGTCTGCAGGAAAATGCCTATCCGGATACCAGTATCAAAGGTACCTTGGCTTATACGGCACCTGAAATATTTTTATATGAACGAGCGACACCTGCATCTGACATCTTTTCTTTAGGTGTCATCATATACGAAATGCTCACCGGAAAATTGCCCTACGGCCATCGAGTCAACCAAATTAGCCGTGCTCGAGATCTTAACAAGCTGAGTTATACCAGTGTCAAGATCCATGATCCAAGGTTACCCAAATGGTTAGATCGCATTTTGCGCAAAGCGCTGCATCCCAAAGTTCAGCACCGTTATCAAGAGGTATCAGAATTAGTATACGATCTACAACATAGTCGAGCAGAAACTGAAGACCCAATATCGTTGGCCGACGCTCATCCGGTAAGGTTTTGGCAAGGATTAAGTGCCCTGCTCGCGGCAGGGCTTTTATGGACTCTCTATTTATTACAGCAGTTATAG
- the cynS gene encoding cyanase: MKRELVTEMIIEKKLAKGTSWAAIAEKVGKSKEWTTAALLGQMALTQEEAGIVTDFLGLSEEANLALQQVPYKGSLPTAVPTDPLIYRFYELINVYGTTFKELIHEEFGDGIMSAIDFNMDMQREENPNGDRVKIVMSGKFLPYKRY; this comes from the coding sequence ATGAAACGCGAACTCGTTACTGAAATGATCATTGAGAAAAAGCTGGCTAAGGGAACAAGCTGGGCAGCCATTGCGGAAAAGGTGGGTAAAAGCAAAGAATGGACAACGGCTGCATTACTTGGACAAATGGCTCTGACACAAGAAGAAGCCGGCATTGTCACCGATTTTCTGGGTCTCTCTGAAGAAGCTAACCTTGCTTTACAGCAAGTTCCCTACAAGGGTTCGTTACCAACAGCTGTTCCAACAGATCCACTCATATATCGCTTTTACGAACTGATTAATGTTTATGGAACGACGTTTAAAGAATTAATTCATGAAGAATTTGGCGACGGTATCATGAGTGCCATCGACTTCAACATGGATATGCAGCGTGAAGAAAACCCAAATGGGGATCGAGTCAAAATCGTAATGAGTGGTAAATTCTTACCTTACAAGCGTTATTAA